Sequence from the Ostrea edulis chromosome 8, xbOstEdul1.1, whole genome shotgun sequence genome:
tattattattatattactatcgttcaatgaataggcgtaTCAAAAGTCGAAAGTAATGAAAATGAGGTGAAGATACTTTGGCAGTTGTCGGTAAACTTTGAATTGTTTCATCCTGTTATGAGATGATCGATGTtccttattttcacctttcatggataTAAATACTAATGTCAGTACTTGTGGTTTCGCCTTCAAagccttaaagggactggttcacaattttttaacaaaatattttttttatgttaaacattaaaaatataactcatttaatattgacaaccaaaatgttgaccttctgaatgcaagaataaaagctatattcttgacttaaatttgtgttatgtaaacaaagactcgggTCTTGTTATGTagacaaacaaaccagtgaaatattgaatttgtaatatatagtatCTTAATTGTGCATAGTCACAAAAAATAttagatgacatattttacacaaagaataaatgtgaaagatacaataaatttagatcgatatctatttcttttgaaaatttcgtaaacaataacaaactgcaatctctgtttacaaactaataatgaactctctaaaatgagcttctgtgataatgtataaccttaatttttctgtgaaaccttttaaacatgttagacagtagatttggaccattaaaagtgaaaaataaaattttgaggAAAATCGTAAATCAGTCCTTTTAAGGCATGTTATGAAAATAAAGTACAAGATAGCAAACCCCGGTTAGTGAGATGTATGGAGACTGTACGCTATAAATCAGTAGAAAATCCAATACTACTTACAGATATGAAGTACCAATACAGATGAGGTTTGGGAATACCGGAAGCTTGGCAGCGAAATGTAACAGACGAACCGACCAATGCGTAGGCAGATTCCGACATGTAGTCAATGACAGGCATAACTGTGTACGTAGataaaaatataagaaatttcaATTACTAGTAGAAGAATATACAGTTCAAAATACAGAAACCACTGTTATAATTCAATAAAGATGTGTTTTCCTTGTGCTCTCTCACTTTGATATTGTCACGAATATGATTTAAGCCTTACTGATCTATTTTCACTTTGTCCTTGTCAACAATATGAATTAAGTCTTACTTCCAACGACATAGACGTTCATGTGACCTCTGACCTCGCCTGCCAAACTCTTGGCAACACATGTTAATGTTCCATCTTCTTTTAATGTAGCATTGGTCATGTGCAACTTATTACCCTCCTGCTTCATGTGGTCATCATTGATAAGTCTCTATCATAGGACATcagaaattttatataaaattttattgtaaatttgatgctTATAAATATGAGTATCATTATCTGGGGGATAtgcaaaaatcaataataataaaacatctTTGAACCAATAATTTGACGTTTTAATTGTACATCTAttgtatttatcaatttttctCAAGAATACTAGATTACCAGGGAAATCAAATTGTTACATGTAAACTCGCTTACGTCTTTGAAAAGCCAAAGTACACTGGGTGTCGGACTTCCGGTCACGTGACAATTTAAAGTTACGTTTTCTCCGTAGAGCACTGTCTTATGATCCGGCAGAGAAACCTTGGGCTGGATCAATGAAGTAGCGCCTGTAATAGCGGCTTCACCTGGAAACAAACTGTCAAATGCTACACACTGTATTACCGAACAGATTTGTCAGGTCCGGAAACTACATGGCGTGACCACAGTTAAATAACAGAATAGTCAGGTCCGGAAGCTACATGGCGTGACCACAGTTAAATAACAGAATAGTCAGGTCCGGCAGCTAAATGGTTTGCCCATGATTAATATTATTACATTGTGACCTCTGCTTAATTGTTATTGAAATCCATTGTTTGTCATTTGCAGCAATGACGTCgtattttatttcaacctaATTAAATATGATCTTTTTCTATCGTCTATCTGcgtatgaatatatacattgcACCGACTatagattttcatttttgaaatgtggtacttacaaataaataagaagtGAGCTGTAACATATATATCAACTTGCAATTCGATAAGAATATAGAAATTatggtttattttatgtgtTTAGAGTTTCGAGTTTTCCTTCTTGGACTATTTCTCGTTACCATCCTTTAAATTGGAAATCATTACGTTTAAATGCGCAGTAATATCGCTATATTACGTACTTGAAAGAGtcaatgtatatttttaaatggaaaatattGCCAAAAAATCTGCACAACCCGcgttttacaaaaagaaaacaatcaGATTATAAAACAAAGGTCATCAATTCAAAGACTAATATTGTATctttgtatataattttacataGTTAAATTGTACTGTGCAGAAAACAAAAGCCATATCGGTCGTTTTCATATGAGTGGGCGTGTTGTAACTTACCGACAATAACCTGAAGCAGCTTATAAGCAACACCAGCGCTGTTGTTCACATGGCATAAATATATCCCGCTATCCACACGAGCAGCATTCATAATGACCAGATCCACACCGATCTGTTGGACATTGCTAGGAAATACACCCTACAAAGGATGTGAGGAATATATCAGAGCACAAAACAGGACTGCGTCACTGATGGAATGGTGAAGGTAAAGAACAGTGAAGCGAGGTGAAGACTGTATCAAAGTAGAAATCAGGACTCCATCACTGATGAAAATGCTAGTTTCCTTAAAACTGAGACAACATGGAAATCTTGCGGAAACCTGACGTTGCCTTTTTCCGTATAGGATTGCATAGTTTCCACAAGTTTCCATATGCATCAAGTTTCAGTGTGTAGAAATTGTGAAATTGTAGGCAATAATTACTAATTGTTTCCGCAGAAACAAACCTGAAACATAACTAAAAAGATCTTACGACATAAGActaaaaaagtattttatttaACGCTGCGCTTATTCTGAGGTGTAAGACGATGAGTATAGTGCATAAAACCATATTTTTACAACTTGTACATATCAGACATAATAGATTACTGATCGAAATTGTACAGTCCTTTATGAAATTGTACAGTCCTTTATGAAATGAGTTCCAGAGATGTAATACACTGTGATACATCTACTCATACAATATATAGATGTGGAAAAAGTGGTTATCGCAATGAAATTGTTTGCTTACCGTCTCGTGGGTCCACGTGATGGTAACCTTTCCAGCCGCTGCTGTCGTGTTACAAGGTATTCTGACGTCATCTCCGGTCTTAAGCTGCAACACAGGTGGGATAGCGACATCTGGTGGCGTTTGGCTACCAAATGTCAGTATGGGATTTGtttgagtcactgaataaagcAAAAGACTGCAATTTGTGCATTTCTATCTTACTGAAACAAATTGTTATACATATACGTAGACACTGGTCAAATGAGATGAAATCCAGAAATAAAATAACCCAGGAGAATCTAAATTACATTGGGCTATTTCGAACACAATTAAAACCCTATCTGAACTTAATGAATGTTATCAAAATCATCGTCTCACCTTGAGCAACATTAAGGTAGCATTTCACACATAGAAGGAACCCTACAATGAAAACAGAATGGCCTTTATGCTTAGTTTCAACTGATTTACTGTACATGTTTACCTGATAACAGGGAACAGAAATGTGATGTCAATTGATGGAAATCGTATtaattatttaacaattttaatacTGTCCCAGGGCTTCACCACGTCATCATAACTGATTTAAGACGTCATGAAAAAACCGCTCACCCAACTTTGCTTCGTATCTtcgattttttattttttcaaattcttgAGTAtcatcatgatatttacaactTGTTTCGCGCCATTTTCTATATCAAAGTTCATTTCGTTGAGCATGATTTGATTTCTACCTCTGTCTTAACCCGTCGCGGTAACTCAGTGATAGAGCGTTCACTTCGTaaccgattgattgattgattgattgatgttttccgccacactcaacaaattttcctttatatggtggcgccaaatttttattggtggaagagagaacccagatacaatgtatctgggaagagaccgccgaccttccgaaagtaaactgggaaactttctcacttaccggcgcgagtgggattcgaacccgcgccgacagaggtgagaggccgcgtgatattgagcgcgatgctctaaccccTCGGCCACGGAGGCTCCCACTTCTGAGTTCAAGTCCCACTCGTGACATGGCCGCGACAAATCTAAGACATGGGTATGGGTATTGTTGTTCTATTCCGCTCGGCATGCACAAGTGAGAATCAGAACTAGATACCCCTCCCTGCTGAACACCAAGcattggtctaaatttgtggtacgtcCTACCTgcacaactggtgacgtctcaatatgaaggAAAagttctcgacgggacgtaaaacaaacgaACAACAATCACTGTCCTATTTTTCaatgatacatttacaataatgATATACACGTAGTAAATCTTGTTTTGCAATGCGTTAATGCGCCTTAACTTTGCGGATTGGAAAATGACACAGAaatgtgcaatgtttatttTAGAGATAGAGTTTATGAAAATGTAGAGTTTGTCAgactttcttttgtttgttattGTTCTTTGGATACTTTGTCGACTAAGTTTATACACGGAAAAGATAAAGTTACACTAATGTTTCGTGTTTAGTGTGTACGAAAAATTGCGATTATCTTCCGTGACATATAACGGACATTTCGACACAGGAAAATGAATTCTGGTTGAATGACAAAAAAGTTGTCAGATCTTCACGTTGTGCGGGTACATTTTACCGTCGTTATCCTCACAGTCTAGACTATGTTGTCACAAAAAGTTAAAACGTAACCAATACCGTATTTGTTACTGACCTACTACCAAACCATGGAGGGTTAGTAATatcaagggggagggggtaagcGAAATTCATTAGTCATATTTTCAATGCGCCGCTTTCTTGCACTAAATGTGCGGTTCATTTCAGAATAAAACGGAATAACAATTCTAGATGATGCCTAATAATAGCCACTGTCTTGTGCTGCCTCGGCAGTTGGCATTCCTGTATATACACGGGAATCCAGAAATTTGAGttgttttattataaaaattaaatgtgtAAGATTACATCTTGTGCCATTTACGCAAAGATAATCCCCAATTACTGGTTTGTTACATTCCTCGACGCATACATATTCATAAGGTTACGACGTTgtcatcaacaaaaatactgCACATGCACTAGATGATTCATCCAAATTGATGTTACATTTTATCAATTGAATGCCATTTAACATGAGTTCAATACATCTGTATTTTGATAGTCAAACTGAGTACGTAACAATAATACTTAGAATAGAAGTACTGTAATTGTACATAGAGGATttgattattgattgattgattgtatgtagtttaacgtcccattcaagaatttttcacttatatggagacgtcaccattgtcggtgaacgGCTGCAaattttaagcctatgctcggcgctcacgGCCTTCGAGCAGGAAGggctctttatcgtgccacacctgctctgacatggagcctcggtttttgtggtcttatccgaaggaccgccccatttagtcgcctcttgcgacaagtcATGGTTACTCAGGACATATTCTAACACGAATCCCCACGGTACTCTGATTATTGAAAAACCGTAAGGGTGAAACATGAATAATTGTTAATGTCATCAAAAAAAGTTTCTAGAGCTAACGAAAATaagagttacatgtacattttgtacatttaagTACTTATTCATATTTAGTAAACGTATGGGCTACAGGTCTTTTCCCTAAAAAATACGGGACACCGTGGACCGAATGCCCAGGCGTATGACTACATACTAGTCGGCGCCTATGAAGTTGCAGTTTCTGCGTTGGTCTTTGAAAGCCTAACCCCTCCCTCCCATGTTACTAAGAGTATAAAATTGTCTTTTCTGAAAATAGTGTACAGTACATTTTCTTGCATAATGCTATTAAAATATTGGTTATCTAACCTACAATAGTTATGATTTGTTTAGTGATGTGTTTATTGAATTGAGAACATCACTGATAGTTCAAGTCTATGTGTCATATTTTATAAGAATTATTCCGTCACCTCGTGAATTTCGGCAtctttgaatttaatattataCACAAGGCGACAAGTATCCTTCAGCAAAAGATAAAGATGTTAGGTTCGTAGATAGTTCATATCAAAAGGTAATCAATCGATGTGACGACAATTATGTTGTGGTGCCATCATATTACAAACTGTTGCTACACGAGAAGTTTCTTTTccataaatatattcataacGATCCCCAAAGATTCACTTCATTTGATTTCaactggcacactgattttaactacggataactccgtttacctggtcaagatatgtggctcacggcggatatgaccggtcgacaagggatgtttactcctccaaggcacttcatcccacctctggagtgtccaggtgtccgtgtttgcccaactatcttttttgcattacttgtaggagttatgagaatgatcacttttcgttatctccacctttcattaGAACAAAATCACTACAAAAGTATtggattgatgagattgatcactgttcgttagcttcaTCTTTCTCGCAACTGGAGGGGTTTCCGCTCATTTATAAGAACTGGTATGCACATGGATTTTAATAGATTTGACGAGTTTACATATAGGTAATTCATAGTGTTTTTAGGGAGTCTAACTCTACCAGTAAATGTCTATAAGATACTAGTAGTGTGGAGTATAATTCTTCTCCACTAAATGCAATGTTGTTTCCCTTCTAATGTGAAGCGGTTCCTAACCCTTTTCCAGATAAATAAATTATCTCGATGCATAGTAAATTCTTCCTGTAATTAACTATATAGTTGATTTGTTTTCTCCTTATTTTGCAGATTCGTTTCGATTTTTACATCCTCCCTGATCGAGGTAACTCTAGATATCTTTCTGAAAACCCCAACACTTTTTGATAATTAGTGATTGAAAATTCTTAGACTTtggaaaataattgaataacgCAATATATGAATGCAGTTTAAACTCAGTTTGAAGATTACATGACTATATACTATTTGAAGATAATAATATCAAATGGTTTAGAACTGAGAGAAAATAAGACAAAACTGCAGGGAACCAGGAATAATATACAACTGAAATACAATATACTTTGAATTGAAATACTTTAAGAACTTGAACATCCCATTGCCTTTATATTTAAGGACATTCATTGGTTTAGCAGTTTTGAGGTTTCTCTCAAACAAGAGATTTTAGCCATGAAAATTATTGAACAATTTAGAACAATATGAGAAATATTTGAACGTATGAGAACTAGTTACAGATATATCAACATGGGAAATATTCTTAGGATTAGAATAGAGAGAAATTATTTGAACACGAGATCTTTTGAGAGTTTGATAAATCGTTATTGAGAttacatgaatgaaatattaGATGATTGAGAAGTTGACATTATGTGGATATTTGAGATaattagaaaaagaaaatatacaggAACAAACACGACTAACACATTCTGACTGAAAACTTGAGCATTTCATTAATGATttataagattttaaaattgaaaactgtgatatttcaacaattagaatatacatttttttaaatattagatTCATAAAAAATGTGAACTATTTCAAACACGAGGCATATTTGGATATCTTTTGTGAACTTCACTAATCTATTGTAATTCGTTTTGACATAACATGACACAGAACAATTTGAAGATTAAAAATCCAAGTGAGAATATTTTAAACATGTGAtgaataattcatttgaaatctcttttgaaaaacagtatTTAAATGCgttatttttttccaatttatACATACCGGTACACAATAGCAATCTACTTAACAGGTAATCATATCATGAAATGAAAAAGTTCATTATTTTGATCTGTTAtaagaaaaattacatatatctctcttttcaatttattttttttttggggggggatGCAGCATACTAGAATTATATGGCTATTTCAAAATGGATTGATCAGAGACTTTaattaaaaagtgaagataacgacaaGTGATCAATTTCAACTCCTATACTATATACAAATTAAGTGTTGGacaatcacggacccctggatataccagaggtgggatcaggtgcccagggggatcaatcatcccctgtcgacaggtcacgcCTGCattgagccctttatcttgatcaggtaaacggaacaaTCCGCAGTGAAAAAAACAGGGTGAAAAGAACGGCAtgaaaattggtatgaaatacctCAGGCAACATTCGACCCACTGGCAGATTGTATGATATAACATTCTCCATTTTACGATTGTTCTCAAATTTCTGAAATATATTCCCACAAGATCAGCAGGAAAACAATGCATAGATACGTTTATATTCTGTCACGAGAAAGCAAATTATAAGGCCTGATGTTAATTCAAATTTGGGAATTGCATTTTTAAACTACGTGTACTTCTTTCTTCTTTTGGATTTAATAAactcttttttgttgttttaccATTACTGACctattattaatatttattattatttttggattTAATAAACTCTCTATGAACTCGGTTTTGTTGTGTTGCCATTACCGAACtattattacaaaatgaatCACCATTAATTGCGCATTCAGGCAGTTACAGTTGGAGGTCATCCTAGCTAAGCCTTCCCAACCCATGGCACTGTCTACCAGTACTAACAGTACTTTGATTGGTTTTAAAATTGATACCCCATACCCCTCCTACACTAAATACGTTATTGTTAACTGTGAAGAAAGAagtttcatttctgaaaatacattatGACATGAACGGCAAAGCTCCACCCCAGCGtaccattctctacccagagttccgtgcgctcctcgcactacacctcggtcaacggctttttacagaaatcttgtaaacgTTTCTTATATCTAACATTTATTATTTGCACTAAATATTTAGtcttatcacgcctcagacaaaattgttgaaatctgattggtcagatcttggtcacatgacgacatgaaaaaaaccgtatcatgcgagtaaaatccgtattgggcgagtaattttatttatcgtcgggttcgacttgcagccgtttcaaaaggaaagacacttgactaagttgtatgatatagaccccgtttatatcgccgttttctgattttaaaattggAATTGCTTCGTagtatgcgtatgaatgtataACATTCACGCGGTGCTTTattgtaaacatggaatcaaaagtaagaaaggctgtaaaaatacgataagacttgtaaaataagagacaaacagcgaagtggtaaatatgtacttattaataattatttttaaaaatatatataattattatgaaaaGAACCTGACGTATCACCTGTTGCCATAacctttaaagggaaaggaaacggATAATGATTGTTTATATGATGTGATTATTTTGTCACCTGATTCCAAGCTTGAAGGAGGTgaatgtgaagcttgcgtaacgcgccctctggtgagaaaaTGTCCAGCGTACATCAGGAAGTGAGTTAGCAATGCGCATGTATACTCGACCTCTACTGTCTTATTGGTATACATTTGTAGATATTTTGTAGTTATAACCGATGAGCTGAATAgcttaaggaaataaagaatctggATCTCATTGATTGAAAAGTATGCTGACGTGAAGCCCTTACAGGGAGGAATTTCTCAGCCGTTAaaacagatgtactatatttaacaagattcatacgcacattgttcacaactacTTGTCATTCATGAGGAGATGGCTATCAGTGCAGTGAACGTGGTTATACTGTAAATACGCAAGGAATTCATTTCTGCGTAATGTCGCAAGAAACATCATTCGCAAAATGATCCgcttttactttaaaaattatatgtaaaaaaCATTTGAGGAAGACAACACTCGCGAAGTGATGGTCATGCGAATTGACGTGTATGAGTTACTTTGCGAAATTGAGTACttgtataaagtaatgaatatacacaatagaAATGACTGCCCATTGAAGCACGGACACCTGCATTTTTAACGTAGTTTTGTTTGAACCACGCGGAGATGCGATGGGACTCTTAATGATAAATGCTACCTGTATTTATAGGTTTGTGTAACtgtaaaacatgataaattaACGTGGCATTTGAGTAAAATTATTTGTTCGCACGATAGTACTTAATCTTTAAAATTAGTCTTACCCACgatataatttaatcaataaaattattcttgcccccgatatgatttttaaaatcagtaACATAGTTCTTATGCACAATAGAATTTAATCAGTAAAATAATTCTTACCCACGATAGAATTTAAGCCgaaattcattatttacatattCCTGTTGAAATCGTGGATCACTTGCTTTAAACATGACAGGACTTCTGAAAGTGATAAGACATTCCACTGACACGATCTTCATTTATTGGTCGATCCTTGTTCCATTTAGTCAAGACACCGAGTTCTATATTCACGGCgaactttcaagtttgttttcaAGTGTTTTCTTTTTGATTCTGAGTTCTACTTTTCAGATGTTTGCTTTTGATTTATTGGCTATGTAACTCTGCGAAATAAATGCATGttgtacatatttcattttttcttattaccatgcaaaaatatatacatttcatttaagTATCTTTAAACTACATTAGCGATATTCATTACCTTTGTCAAACTGAGTAGAATTATATTCTCCCCTAGTTTGTAATATTATTCGAagttttaatctttattttctaaagcttttgacAAATTCCAAATTCgacaatgaaaaattatcaacattTGCTTTTCGGAATAAAGTGATGAAAATACTTTACACcacaatatatttttcatgcTGATACATTTCCTAAACGAGGCATATATCCTGGGGTAAGGTGTAATTTAATGCACCTGTTAGACGACATTGGACAATACAATTTAGTCGCATTGTACTCGACTATTTAGTGTTATCAATTGATGTCAATTGCTGACTGTGATAAAGCGCGCTAAATAGTTCACACCTGAAGAGCGGGTCATTGAAACCAGTAATGCTGTGCACGTCATCAAATTGTGTGAACGCCTAGTAGTGTGTCAACACATGGTGTGGGGTCACTCGATAGTATCAATCTGTATCACAGTGAATAGGAGGAATTTAACTATCAATTTATGTATGGAAAAAATCATAATGTATACATGAAGTTAATAAATTTACGTTTTAAAATACTTTTACTGCGATGTGTATGTAGTAAAAACAGGATCCCTATTGACttttgaaacattattttttttatccgGAAGTATGTTTTTGATTTCTAAATTGAGGGAGAATTATGAAATCAAAAAGAAATACTTAGGCGCTTTTTATTGAGCAATATTGTGTTCAACAaaacctttttgcacttgaaattTACTTACGATTACTCTCATAAAGTCGATTTGTCTGTGGATGCCAACAcaacataaatcaatcattacataaaataaacatattCTCCTATCTTCTAACAATATAGCTATACAATTCTATAATACTGgtagattggaaataaataatgaccttttggCACTTAATTTACGGGAAACCCCATCTGTTACAAGGATcataataattagtaatattgtAAAAAGAAATTCAGATTGCACACACGCTTCTGAAACATGTACGTCAAAATGTCGTTGTTGATTAGCCAACATATTAAATTTCCATACCAACGTGTAAATTAATGTAGACGAATTTAAGAGTCGTTGTTCTATTTGGACCAAAGCAATTCAAATGTCCAACATTCCTAATAGCTCAAAGTCTCCATTACACTActtataacaatatatatgattaattaCACATCCAGGAGTGAAATATTGACTATGTAATGGATAA
This genomic interval carries:
- the LOC125661893 gene encoding cell adhesion molecule-related/down-regulated by oncogenes-like, encoding MNFGLNSIVGFLLCVKCYLNVAQVTQTNPILTFGSQTPPDVAIPPVLQLKTGDDVRIPCNTTAAAGKVTITWTHETGVFPSNVQQIGVDLVIMNAARVDSGIYLCHVNNSAGVAYKLLQVIVGEAAITGATSLIQPKVSLPDHKTVLYGENVTLNCHVTGSPTPSVLWLFKDRLINDDHMKQEGNKLHMTNATLKEDGTLTCVAKSLAGEVRGHMNVYVVGIMPVIDYMSESAYALVGSSVTFRCQASGIPKPHLYWYFISVTGEVGIPESNYQISPDHTRLTIHSAHHSGTVWCIARNSYGANNAKSYLWTRLPDLIG